One Synechocystis sp. LKSZ1 genomic window, TATCAATACCCGAGGGCCGTTGATCGACCACCAGCAGGGTCACGAAATATTTCCGCATTTCCCGCGCAATGGTGCCAAAGATGGTTTGATGAACGATGCGCGAATCGAGAAAACGATGGGCCTCTTCAATGGTGATCACCAACTGCTGGGGCCGGTCGCTGGGATTTTTGCTTTGTAGAAATCGTTCCGCTTTTTTGACGTAGGTGGCGTGGATGCGTCGGGTGATCATATTGGTGGCCAGCATGTAGGAGAGCAGATTGGATTGGGAACCAAATTCAATCACCACATTTTTGCCGGCTTCTAAACATTGCAAAACCTGATCAATATAGTTGTGGGGACAGGTTTCCCGGAGGTATTTTAGACTTTCCAGACGCTTGAGTTTCCGTTGCAAGGACATGATTGAGCCGGGATGGCCCTGCTTTTCTTCACAAAAGACTTTGATATCTTCGTTGCTCATCACCAACAGCCGTTTGATCCAATCCCGCTTATATTCCGAGTAGAGAATATTGGCATTATCCAGGGCCGCTTCCGACAGGCCCAGTTCAAAACCCACCAGCCGAATATCTTCGATCTCAATTTGCTCAAAACTGAGAAATAGCTCCTGGGAGTCTCGCACCCCCCGACGCTGGGTCGATTCTGCATCCAGGGTAAAGATTTCCACCTGGCCCGGAAAGAGTTGCCGCAGGCCTTTAACCGTGGAGACTGTCTTGCCCTCCCGCATGGCCTCCCAACCGTACTCCGAGTGCATATCAAACATCAAATTAACAGCGGCTCCTTTGCGAATAATGCCGGAAATCAGTAGGCGAGTCAGAAAGGATTTGCCGGTGCCGGATTTACCAAAAACGCCATTGCTGCGCTCCACAAAGCGATCTAGGTCTAGACAGACGGGCACTTCCATATCGAGGGGTTGACCAATGGAAAAGTTGCGCCGGGTGGGGTCGTCCTCCCAACCAAAGACCATACGAAAATCCGCTTCACTGGCCTCAAAGACTTGGCTAAAGTGGGCGGGAATGGTTTTGACGGGTTGTAACTCCAGGTCAGCACTGGTCTGGGGCGTGAAGGAGGCCAGGCCATTACTACGGGCTCCATCAGCCGGTCGGAAGGAACCCGGCTCCTTGGGAGTAAACATCAGCATCGGGGCCAATTCCAGCGTGCCGTAGGTGCCACTGCCCGCCAAAACTTCACGCATCAAATTATCCTCAACGCCCGGCGGATTGGCCAAAATGCGGGGGTTGGCTGTGCCCAGGGAGACATCGGTCAGTAGACAAAAAAAGCGGGAGCGACTGCCCTGAATAACTAAAAATTTTCCCACCCGCATTTCTTCCACGGAAACATCGGCATGAAGACGGACTTCGAGGCCCTGGCTGAGGGAACCTTGGATGACGGAACCGAGGGGAAAATCTTGCATAGTGCCCATAGCAGTACTATTGCCACTATATCGAGAAAGGACGATCTCGCCTAGGGTCGGCCTGGTGGGGAGGGTAGATTTTGTACCTGTTGCAGCAGGTGTTGCCGTTGGGGTTGCAGGGCCTGGTCTAGGGCTGGGGCCAAAATAGGGGAAGGAAGCAGGTCAGCAAACCACAGCGTCATGGGCAAATTATCCACCACCCGAAAGAAATCCTCAGGATTCGGGCCATCAATATGGCGGCTAACGATGCCATAACCTAGCCGTTGGCGTCGGTATTGCAACACGGGGGCCCCCTGCCGTAGCCATTGGGGCAAGTTCTGGGCCTGGGCCAGGGAGGTTAATAATTGCTGTTCTAAAGGTTTGGATAAGAGCGTTTGAGTCGCTTCGATCCAGGCTTGGGTTAGTAGTTGGGGTCGCTGGGCCGGAGTTTGCCAGGCCTGGAGGGCCGTCCGGGTCACTGTCGGAAGTGTGGCCAAGGTCTGAGGTGAAGGAGTCTGGTTTTGAGCCAGGGCCAGGAGAACTTGTCCCGTTGTTGTTCCGTATTGACTCAGATCAGACTGGGCTTGGGAATAGTCTCCCATCCACCAGGCCAGACCGCCCCGAATTTGATGGAGCAGGGGTTTAAGTTCGGATTCTGAGCTAGTTTTTTCCAGCAGGCGATCCAGATCTTGACGTACCTGGGTCAGCAGTTGGGGATAGAGATTAATCAGCAGAGGCGTCCGCCAGAGGGGACTGGTGATAAAAATGGGGTCGCGCAGACATTCCAAGCTAAAGGCCTGCAGGGCCAACTCCGGCTGTTGCTGAAGCAATAGGCTAAGGCCCAAACCGTAGAAGAGGCCCCGTTTAGCTGGCACGAGGGACAGGGCCTGAGCAAAGGAACGACTAGCCGCTCGGGGGTCTTGACCCAGTTGCAACCAGCCTAGATTGCTATGGGTAAATTCCTGGTAGGGAGAAACCTGAGCCGCTTTTGCGAAGGCCGTCATCGCCCGTTGTTGCAGGGCCTGCCGTTCCTGGGGATTTTCCGTCGTTAAGGCTAAATTCCCAAAATTCCAGCCCAGTTGATTGGAATAGTAGGCTTCCCAGGGGGCCAACTGCTGGGCCTGGGTGAGATATTGTTCAAAGGCCGGAATATTTTTGGCCGCCAGGGCCTGAAACCCCAGGTTGGAGAGTTGCCAGGCCCGGTGGATGGGAAATAGCCAGATACTGACGGCAAATATCAGGCCCAGACCGCCGTAGAACAGGGTAAGGGCCAAGGGATGGGTTTTGGCTTCCTGGGGAGAACAGCGACCATAACTGAGCAAAATCGCACTAACAATCACCAAAAAGCCGCTAATCCCCAGATTATCCAACTGATAATCCGTCAGGGCCATGACGACATAGGCCCAGAGTCCACTGCTAAGGCTCCAGACCCAAATAATTTCTGCCTGGGGTTTGTCGGGCTTCTGCCACCAGCGTCCGAGGCCATAGAGCAAAGCAATGATCACGGCAACCCCAAGCGCTAGGCCCCAGAGGCCCATTTCCGCAAACAGTTGGGCCGGTGTACTGTGCAATTGGTGGATCAGTTCCGATTCCCGGCCAGCCCAGATGGGTCGATAGCGTTGGTAGAGCAACGGTACACCGCCCAGGCCAACCCCCGTCCAGAGGTGGGCACTGCCCATGCGCCATCCCACCTCCATATTGAGTAAGCGATAGGTCAGTTCTCCTCCCTGACCTTGGAACAGGCCCCGCACAATGGCCTGGAAACGGTCGTTACTCGCCAGAATCAGCAATAGCAGGGCCGAGGTAGCGATCACGATGCCCAGTAACCAACGCCGGCCCAATTGGCCCCAGCGGATCAGACCCAGCAGGCCCAAAAAACAAAGAACTGCCAGGCCAAGCAGGCCCCCGCGAGAACTGGTGGTATAGAGATCCAGTAACCCCAAGCCCACTCCACTGAACCAAAACCAGCGTTTTTTACCCGACGCTGTCAGGCCTAGAGCCAAGAGTAACGGCAGAGCCAGTAGGAGATAGCCCGCTACATAATTCTGGTGGCCGATGGGGGCCCAGTTGCGCAGTTCCAGGGTGCTAAAGCTAAATTTTTCTTGGACACCGAAGCTCTGGAACTGTTGTAGTAAGTCCAATTGGGGCAGAAGGGTCTGACTGAGCCACAGGGCCAAGCTCAAGAGAATAAAGGCAGAACTTAGATACCCTTGAAACACCAAGAGGCCCTGGCGCCGGGCCGGTGTTTGTAACCAAGTATTGAGGGCATACAAAGCGCTCAGATAGCCCAAAACTGACCAGGCATACCAACGGGCTTGTTGGGGAAATTCTGCGCCCCAAGTGCTGACCACCAGGCCCAGTAAGGTGAAGCCGACCAGATAATCCCAACCCAGCCCTAATCCTTGAATCTGCCGCCGCTGGCCGATTTGCCACAGTAACCAGAGCATGGGGGCCAGTAGAGCAATTTGCCAAATAAAAACAGTGGGCCAGGCCACCATCAAACTATTGCTATTGGGCAGAAGGGTGAATAGGGCGTAGAGAGCAGCGGTTAATAGGCCGAGTAAGCGGCCTTCGTTGCTGGGCAAATCTGCCTTGGAGGAAGCAGGGGGCATCGTTTAAGATTAGAAGTCGGTTTCTCCCCAATTATGGGCTTTCTTTCGCCTGGCTCCCAAAAAATTTTCTATGACCACTGCCCCTCAATCCCCGGCCATTGCCCGTATTCTGGACGCGAATCTCAACCGCGCGCGGGAAGGCCTGAGAACGATTGAAGAATGGTGCCGCTTTGGCCTCAATTCCGCTGAATTAGCCGAGCCATGCAAAGCCATGCGCCAGGAAATCGCCCGTTGGCATCGGCCGGAATTTCGTCAAGCTCGGGATACCACGACAGACGTAGGCACTCAGTTAACCCATCCCCAGGAGGCCCAGCGGGAAAGTCTCCAGCAATTGCTCCAGGCTAATCTTGGCCGAGTACAAGAGGCCCTGCGGGTTCTAGAAGAATACGGCAAACTCCACGATCCGGCCATGGGGGCCAGTTTTAAACAACTCCGCTACCAGACCTACATCCTGGAACAGAACCTATTGGGGCAAGACCGTTTTGCCCGTCTGCGCTCGGCTCCTTTGTACCTCGTCACCTCTCCCCACGACCAACTCCTCGCCATTGTGGAAGCGGCCCTGGCGGGAGGCCTGACCCTAGTTCAGTACCGCGATAAGGACACCCCCGATGGCCAACGTTTGCCCCTGGCCCTGCAACTGCGTGATCTCTGCCATCGCTACAGGGCCTTGTTTTTAGTCAATGACCGGGTGGATCTGGCCCTGGCGGTGAAGGCGGATGGGGTCCATCTTGGGCAACAGGATTTACCCATTGCGGTAGCCCGTGAGATCCTTGGCCCTCAGGCCATTATTGGCCGTTCTACGACTAATCCCGAAGAAATGGCCAAGGCCCTGACGGAAGGAGCCGACTATCTCGGGGTAGGGCCCGTTTATGCCACCCCCACCAAGGCCGGTAAAGCAGCAACGGGCCTGGATTATGTGACCTACGCTCGGCAACATTCTCCCATCCCCTGGTTTGCCATTGGGGGAATTGAGGCTAGTAATCTCCCTGCGGTGATGCAGGCCGGGGCCGGTCAAGTGGCCGTCGTCCGGGCGATCATGGCGGCTGATAATCCCACCCAGGCCACCCAGTCCCTACTGGCGACGCTCAAAACTCCCGTCTCCCCAGGGAAATAGCGCCACTCCAGTCCCCATGCACCTGAAATCTCTCCACCTCCGCGCCTTCCGCAACTACTCCGAACAACAGCTTGAGTTTCAGGCCCCGAAAACCATTTTGGTGGGGGATAACGCCCAGGGAAAATCGAACCTCCTGGAAGCAGTGGAACTCTTGGCCTCCCTCAAAAGTCATCGCACCTTCCGCGACCGAGACCTCGTCCTAGAGGGCGCAACCAGCGCCATGATCACGGCGCAATTAGACCGTCGTTATGGCCCAGCGGAAATGAGATTACGCTTACCCGTTACCGGCCGTCGGAGTTACCAAGTCAATCAGGAAACCGTGCGCCGTCAGGCCGATTTTTTGGGGGTGCTCAATGCGGTGCAATTTTCTTGCTTGGATTTGGAGCTGGTACGGGGCGGGCCGGATAGTCGCCGTCAATGGCTGGATACCTTGCTCATTCAACTCGAACCCCTCTACGCCCATATTCTTGCCCAGTACCAACAGGTACTTAAACAGCGCAATTCCCTCCTCAAGCAGTCCCGTCAGGGCCAGGTTATTGATCCGGTGGCATTA contains:
- a CDS encoding ATP-binding protein; this translates as MQDFPLGSVIQGSLSQGLEVRLHADVSVEEMRVGKFLVIQGSRSRFFCLLTDVSLGTANPRILANPPGVEDNLMREVLAGSGTYGTLELAPMLMFTPKEPGSFRPADGARSNGLASFTPQTSADLELQPVKTIPAHFSQVFEASEADFRMVFGWEDDPTRRNFSIGQPLDMEVPVCLDLDRFVERSNGVFGKSGTGKSFLTRLLISGIIRKGAAVNLMFDMHSEYGWEAMREGKTVSTVKGLRQLFPGQVEIFTLDAESTQRRGVRDSQELFLSFEQIEIEDIRLVGFELGLSEAALDNANILYSEYKRDWIKRLLVMSNEDIKVFCEEKQGHPGSIMSLQRKLKRLESLKYLRETCPHNYIDQVLQCLEAGKNVVIEFGSQSNLLSYMLATNMITRRIHATYVKKAERFLQSKNPSDRPQQLVITIEEAHRFLDSRIVHQTIFGTIAREMRKYFVTLLVVDQRPSGIDNEVMSQVGTRITCLLNDEKDIEAIFTGVSGGQNLRSVLAKLDSKQQALVLGHAVPMPVVVRTRPYDQQFYREIGISAWEEKSDEDVLIAAAQAKADLGF
- a CDS encoding O-antigen ligase family protein — its product is MPPASSKADLPSNEGRLLGLLTAALYALFTLLPNSNSLMVAWPTVFIWQIALLAPMLWLLWQIGQRRQIQGLGLGWDYLVGFTLLGLVVSTWGAEFPQQARWYAWSVLGYLSALYALNTWLQTPARRQGLLVFQGYLSSAFILLSLALWLSQTLLPQLDLLQQFQSFGVQEKFSFSTLELRNWAPIGHQNYVAGYLLLALPLLLALGLTASGKKRWFWFSGVGLGLLDLYTTSSRGGLLGLAVLCFLGLLGLIRWGQLGRRWLLGIVIATSALLLLILASNDRFQAIVRGLFQGQGGELTYRLLNMEVGWRMGSAHLWTGVGLGGVPLLYQRYRPIWAGRESELIHQLHSTPAQLFAEMGLWGLALGVAVIIALLYGLGRWWQKPDKPQAEIIWVWSLSSGLWAYVVMALTDYQLDNLGISGFLVIVSAILLSYGRCSPQEAKTHPLALTLFYGGLGLIFAVSIWLFPIHRAWQLSNLGFQALAAKNIPAFEQYLTQAQQLAPWEAYYSNQLGWNFGNLALTTENPQERQALQQRAMTAFAKAAQVSPYQEFTHSNLGWLQLGQDPRAASRSFAQALSLVPAKRGLFYGLGLSLLLQQQPELALQAFSLECLRDPIFITSPLWRTPLLINLYPQLLTQVRQDLDRLLEKTSSESELKPLLHQIRGGLAWWMGDYSQAQSDLSQYGTTTGQVLLALAQNQTPSPQTLATLPTVTRTALQAWQTPAQRPQLLTQAWIEATQTLLSKPLEQQLLTSLAQAQNLPQWLRQGAPVLQYRRQRLGYGIVSRHIDGPNPEDFFRVVDNLPMTLWFADLLPSPILAPALDQALQPQRQHLLQQVQNLPSPPGRP
- a CDS encoding thiamine phosphate synthase — encoded protein: MTTAPQSPAIARILDANLNRAREGLRTIEEWCRFGLNSAELAEPCKAMRQEIARWHRPEFRQARDTTTDVGTQLTHPQEAQRESLQQLLQANLGRVQEALRVLEEYGKLHDPAMGASFKQLRYQTYILEQNLLGQDRFARLRSAPLYLVTSPHDQLLAIVEAALAGGLTLVQYRDKDTPDGQRLPLALQLRDLCHRYRALFLVNDRVDLALAVKADGVHLGQQDLPIAVAREILGPQAIIGRSTTNPEEMAKALTEGADYLGVGPVYATPTKAGKAATGLDYVTYARQHSPIPWFAIGGIEASNLPAVMQAGAGQVAVVRAIMAADNPTQATQSLLATLKTPVSPGK